The nucleotide sequence TTTCCCGCTGCCGCCCGGCGTGCCAATCGATATCGATCTCGACATCCCCGACATCCAAATCTGCGAACACGTGTCTCAGGACACGGTCCTCGACTACGTCCGGACCGTCCCGCTCGGGTCCCTGGTCGTCGGGCTGTTCAAGAACTGCATCCACATCGAGGAGATCACTATCGTCCGCTCCGTCATGGAGGTGGTGACGCCCGGGAACGGCACGTTTACGGGCCTTACGGAATTCAGTTTCTTTTTGGGCGAACAACCGTTGCTGACCGCCACGGATGAAGCGGGCATCGAAGACAAGCGGATCGTGCTGACCACGGATGCCCCGGTCAACCTGAAGGGCCTCATCGACGGGTGCCCGTCCGCGGCCGCATCCATCCGCGCCCAGGTGGAAGGCCAGGTACCCGCGACGCCGCCCACGAAATGGCGCAACACGATTACCGCACACATCAAGGGGCATATCGGCCTGTTCTGAACGTTGCGACCGGCCAACCGTGTGTGCCCCAATCGTTGCCTGTAGGAGGAGCCGACATGCGTTTTCCGTTTTCGTGCTTTGTTGCCGCCGCTCTCTGCACGGGTTTGGCCTGCATCTCCGGGGCGCAGGAACCGCGCGTATTCCACGTCGCCCCGGATGGTAACGACGCCTGGTCCGGCGCGCTGCCACAGCCGGACGCAGCGGGCGCGGATGGTCCGTTCCGCACCATCGCGCACGCGCGCGATGCCGTGCGCGCACTGACAACGGGCGGGGCAGCACCTGCGGGGGGAGGGGTCGAGGTGCGCATCCGCGGAGGCATGTACTACCTCGATCAGCCGCTGTCCTTTACCGCGGAAGATTCCGGCATGCCCGGTCGCCCGGTGGTCTATACCGCGGTTTCTGGAGAGGAAGCACGGCTGATTGGCGGCAGAATCGTCGACAACTTCGCGCCTGTGACGGATCCCGCCATACGGGACCGGCTGGACGCCGCCGCGCGCGACCACGTAGTGCAGGCGGACCTGCGCGCTTTGGGAATGACGGATTTCGGCGCGCCGTCCGGGGGTGGCCTCGAACTCTTCTTCAACGATCACCCCATGACCCTGTCCCGCTGGCCGAACGAGGGTTTCGTCAGGATCGTGGATGTGGTCGAGCAGGATGGACACCAGATACACGGCATCCCGGGCAGCACCGTCGGCAAATTCTATTACGAGGGCGACCGGCCCAATCGGTGGGTGGGTGAAAAGGATGCGTGGCTCCACGGCTACTGGTTCTGGGACTGGTCGGACCAGCGTCAGAAGATCGAATCCATCGACGCGGAACATTCCGTTCTCGCGGTCGCGCCGCCCTATCACGGCTATGGCTATCGCAAGGGCCAGTGGTATTACGCATTCAACCTGCTCGCGGAACTTGATGCGCCCGGCGAATGGTACCTCGACCGCGACGCCGGCATTCTGTATTTCTGGCCGCCGCGGCCGGTCGCGGAAGGGCGCACCGTCGTATCCGTAATCGACTCGCTCATCGTCGCGACGGAAGTGTCGCACGTGACGTTCCGAAAACTGACCCTGGAGGCGGCGCGCGCGAATGCGGTGCGCATCACGGGCGGCGCCGACGTGCGCGTGGCCGGCTGCGTCATCCGCAACGTCGGCGGCGGCGCGGTGTCGATGTCGGACGCGACGGACAGCAGCGTCTTCGGCTGCGATATGTACCAGCTCGGCAACGGCGGCATTTCGCTGAGCGGCGGCGACCGCGCGACCCTCACGCCAGCGAACCTCGTGGCGGAGAACAACCACATCCATGACTATGGCCGGTGGAACCGCATGTACCAGTCGGCGGTCAGCCTCGCCGGCGTCGGCAATCGCGTCGCGCACAATCTCATTCACGACGCGCCGCATATCGCCGTCATGTTCGGCGGCAACGACCACATCATCGAGTACAACGAGATCTATCGCGTCTGCCGCGAATCGAACGACGCGGGCGCGATGTACGCGGGGCGCAACTGGACCATGCGCGGCCACGTCATCCGCTACAACTACCTGCACCAGATCAACGGATTCGAGGAACGCGGCTGCGTCGGCGTCTATCTCGACGACATGTTCGCCTCCGCGCTCATCTTCGGGAACATCTTCCACGAGGTTACGATGGCCGCGTTCATCGGCGGCGGGCGTGACAACACCGTCGCGAACAATATCTTCGCCGACTGCAATCCGGCGCTGCACGTGGACGCGCGCGCCCTCGGCTGGGCACACTACCACGCCGACGAGTGGGTCGTCGAGGGCCGTGAGAAGGGGACGCTGTCCGGCATCGTATACAACAAGCCCCCCTACAGCGAACGCTACCCGCAACTCGTGGGCATCCTCGACGACGAACCGAACGCGCCGAAGGGTAACGTCATCGCGCGCAATATCTGCGCAGGCGGAAAGTGGGACCACGTGGAAGACGCCGCGCGGCCCTATCTCGCCTTCCAGGACAATCTGATTGATGAAGACCCGCACTTCGTCGACGCGGCGCATCAGGATTTCCGGCTGCGGGAGGATTCGCCGGCGTTCAAGATGGGATTCGAGCCGATCCCCGTCGAGAAGATTGGCCCGTACGACCATGAGGATCGCGCGTCCTGGCCTATCGTGCGGTAGTGCGGCAGCGGCGCCGCCGCCGCTTGACACAGGGAGCATCACGCCTCTTGGAACTCACGATTGAGATCTCTTCCCTCGCCCACGGCGGCGACGGGATCGGCCATGTCGAAGGGCAAGTCTGTTTCATACCCGGCGCGTTGCCCGGCGATACGGTCCGGGCGCGGGTCACGAAGCGGGCAAAGCGCGCGCTCTGGGCCGAAACCACCGAAATTCTCGTCGCATCGCCAGACCGGCTGCCTGTCACGCCCGCGGGCGCGGCGGGGTGGCTGCATTTCGCGTATCCCGCGCAGGGCTTCTGGAAGCGCCGTATTGCGAAGGACGTGCTGGCGCGCATCGGCGGCGTGCACGTCGAGCCTGATTGGATCGAGGACCCCGCGCTGCGGCTGGGCTACCGCACCCGCGCCGAATTCCACGGCGACGGCCAACACTTCGGTTACTTCGCGCCCGGCACCCATGCGATTGCGGACACGCCCGCCTGCCCGTTGTCCCATCGGAAGCTCAACGAGGCGCTGGCGCGGCTGCGCGAACTCAAGCTGAAGGGCAGCGTAACCGTGACGGTCAACCCCGAAGACGTCGACGTGCTGGTGTGGACCCCGTTCACGAACAGGCGTTTACGCGCCGTCTTCGCTCAGGCGCAATCACCACGGGACGAAGCGGAGCGCGCCACGTTCCTGTTCGACGGCGTGCCCGTGGTGAATGGGGCGTTCTGTCAGTCGAGCCTGCTGTTGAACCGCTTGCTTGTGCGGACCGTCCACGAATTCGCAGGTTCGGCGGAAAGTCTGCTCGACCTTTACTGCGGGAGCGGCAATCTCTCGCTCGGCCTTGCCGGGAACATGCGCGTCGCGGGTTATGACCACAACCGCTCCGCCGTGGCGGCCGCCGCGGCGCTCGGGCGGGGTGAATACCGGGCCGGTGACGAAACCGCCATGGCCCGCGCCATCGGCAACGGGAGCTGGGACGTAATTGTGCTCGACCCGCCCCGCACGGGCGCGAAGGCGCTGACCGCGGCGCTCGGCGGCGCGGCGGCCCGCGCGATCGTCTACGTTTCCTGCGATCCTGCGACGCTCGCGCGCGACGCCAAGGCGCTCACGGAACGCGGCTGGCGCGTCACGCGCGCGGTCGTGCTCGACCTCTTCCCCAGTACGCCGCACGTCGAAACCGTGTGCCGTTTCGAACGGTAGCGCGCGCGACGGAAGGCCAGTAGTTGGATCACTCCCACTCGAATATCCGCTGCACCATCGGCGCGCCATACTCGGCCCCGCCGGTGAACACTTCCAGGCCCGGCGTCACGCGCGCGTAACCGCTGCCGTGCGTATGGCCACACAGCACGGTCATTCGTTTGCCGGGGTGGGCCGCCAGCGCCCTCCTTAGCGTCTCCCCGGCACACTGGCACGCGAAGAAAGGCAGGAAATGCGCGTCCGAGCCGTGGCCTTCATGCCACGCGGCCTCGGCAAAAGGCGGGACATGCGTGAGCACAACGACATGCTCGAAACGGTCCAGGGCCTCCGGCAGCACCGCGCCGAGATGGGCCGCGGCTTCGTCGCCCAGCGCGTTCAGCCGGGCAAACCGGGCGCGCCGGTCGCACCCGCGCAGTTCCTCGATGAGCCGGAAATCGTTCAGCTCCACGGTCGAGCGCCAGTAGTCGCCGTAGCGGCCGTCGCCCCAGCCGTCGTGCCCGACAAGTCCGGTGTGCGCGGTGACCGGCACGGCCCCGAGCGCGCTCAACCAGTGCAGGAAGCGCGCCTGCCGGCACAACGTTCGCATCGTTTCGCGCACCCGGGCGATAGACCCGTGATAGAAGTCGTGGTTGCCGAGCACGAAGTAGATGGGTTTTTGCAGCGCTTCCTCGAGCCGCTGCAGGAGGGGCGCCACTGAGGCAGCGTGCGCCACATCGCCCCCGAGCAAAATACAGTCCGCTTCCTCCGCCGCAAGCCGCTCGAAAAAGCGTTCTTGGACGCTCGTACTGAGGAAATCGAGATGAATATCCGTCAACCAGGCCGCGCGGACCATGTCTTCCCCAACGGTTCCTCTTGGTTCCTGTGCCCCCGGCGCGCCGGCGCTCGCGCTACGCACCGCGCCGCAGCAGCCGTCCCGCCTTCAGGTCGCCGCGGAACGTGTCGCCCTCCACGACGTGCCTGCCGTTGATGAACACGTGCTCGATGCCCACCGGCGCTTGCTCCGGGTCCTTGAAGCATGCGTGCGAAGCAATCGTGCGTGGATCGAAGACCACAATGTCGGCAAATGCGCCGGGCTCGACCTTGCCGCGGCCGCGCAGGTTGAAGTGCTCGGCGGCAAGGCCGGTGCACTTGCGGATGGCCGTCTCGAGAGGCAGCAGCTTTTTCTCCCGCACGTAGCGCCCCAGATAGAAGGGATAGCAGCCGAAGAACAGGCTCGACGGCTTGCCCATGCCCATAAGTATCGTATCCGTCGAGATCATGACTTCAGGATGCCTGAGTCCCGCAAAAGTCGAGCGTTCGGTAAACGCGTCGTCTGGTTCAGCCATGCTTTCAAACACGAGTACGTGCCCGTCCTCTTCGAGCAGCAGGTCGCATGCCGCATCGAATGGATGCACCT is from Candidatus Hydrogenedentota bacterium and encodes:
- a CDS encoding right-handed parallel beta-helix repeat-containing protein, producing the protein MRFPFSCFVAAALCTGLACISGAQEPRVFHVAPDGNDAWSGALPQPDAAGADGPFRTIAHARDAVRALTTGGAAPAGGGVEVRIRGGMYYLDQPLSFTAEDSGMPGRPVVYTAVSGEEARLIGGRIVDNFAPVTDPAIRDRLDAAARDHVVQADLRALGMTDFGAPSGGGLELFFNDHPMTLSRWPNEGFVRIVDVVEQDGHQIHGIPGSTVGKFYYEGDRPNRWVGEKDAWLHGYWFWDWSDQRQKIESIDAEHSVLAVAPPYHGYGYRKGQWYYAFNLLAELDAPGEWYLDRDAGILYFWPPRPVAEGRTVVSVIDSLIVATEVSHVTFRKLTLEAARANAVRITGGADVRVAGCVIRNVGGGAVSMSDATDSSVFGCDMYQLGNGGISLSGGDRATLTPANLVAENNHIHDYGRWNRMYQSAVSLAGVGNRVAHNLIHDAPHIAVMFGGNDHIIEYNEIYRVCRESNDAGAMYAGRNWTMRGHVIRYNYLHQINGFEERGCVGVYLDDMFASALIFGNIFHEVTMAAFIGGGRDNTVANNIFADCNPALHVDARALGWAHYHADEWVVEGREKGTLSGIVYNKPPYSERYPQLVGILDDEPNAPKGNVIARNICAGGKWDHVEDAARPYLAFQDNLIDEDPHFVDAAHQDFRLREDSPAFKMGFEPIPVEKIGPYDHEDRASWPIVR
- a CDS encoding class I SAM-dependent RNA methyltransferase, which encodes MELTIEISSLAHGGDGIGHVEGQVCFIPGALPGDTVRARVTKRAKRALWAETTEILVASPDRLPVTPAGAAGWLHFAYPAQGFWKRRIAKDVLARIGGVHVEPDWIEDPALRLGYRTRAEFHGDGQHFGYFAPGTHAIADTPACPLSHRKLNEALARLRELKLKGSVTVTVNPEDVDVLVWTPFTNRRLRAVFAQAQSPRDEAERATFLFDGVPVVNGAFCQSSLLLNRLLVRTVHEFAGSAESLLDLYCGSGNLSLGLAGNMRVAGYDHNRSAVAAAAALGRGEYRAGDETAMARAIGNGSWDVIVLDPPRTGAKALTAALGGAAARAIVYVSCDPATLARDAKALTERGWRVTRAVVLDLFPSTPHVETVCRFER
- a CDS encoding metallophosphoesterase, translating into MVRAAWLTDIHLDFLSTSVQERFFERLAAEEADCILLGGDVAHAASVAPLLQRLEEALQKPIYFVLGNHDFYHGSIARVRETMRTLCRQARFLHWLSALGAVPVTAHTGLVGHDGWGDGRYGDYWRSTVELNDFRLIEELRGCDRRARFARLNALGDEAAAHLGAVLPEALDRFEHVVVLTHVPPFAEAAWHEGHGSDAHFLPFFACQCAGETLRRALAAHPGKRMTVLCGHTHGSGYARVTPGLEVFTGGAEYGAPMVQRIFEWE